One Natrinema halophilum genomic window carries:
- a CDS encoding helix-turn-helix domain-containing protein: MIGCVKGVITILRIEFQMRASGELKRLEAEITDLSRIELDNAIYAGNDSWLEFLTMTTESDVDLGSELSALSAVEVLDSSRLTRTSRVWYVLLLVDEPKRFILETIVTNGAVPHRIYVEQGRLKAIASVRDWDHLKGFADEIEAAYGSFELVGTTQVDTLTYPLGSDRLKYTVRGKLTEDQLNALETSFRMGYYAVPQTATSEDVAKRLDISQSTLSTKLRKAQYNLLAVLFGERTEERKHE; this comes from the coding sequence GTGATCGGTTGCGTCAAAGGGGTGATCACGATTTTACGTATTGAATTCCAGATGCGTGCGTCGGGGGAATTGAAACGACTCGAAGCGGAAATCACGGATCTGTCTCGAATCGAATTGGATAACGCGATTTACGCGGGTAACGATTCCTGGCTCGAGTTTCTCACGATGACGACCGAGTCGGACGTCGACCTCGGGTCCGAACTCTCCGCCCTCTCTGCGGTAGAGGTCCTCGATTCGTCGAGATTGACCAGAACGTCGCGTGTCTGGTACGTGCTCTTGCTGGTAGACGAACCGAAACGGTTCATCCTGGAGACGATCGTCACGAACGGCGCCGTGCCACACCGGATATACGTCGAGCAGGGGCGGCTCAAAGCGATCGCCTCGGTCCGCGATTGGGACCATCTCAAGGGGTTTGCCGACGAGATCGAAGCGGCGTACGGTTCCTTCGAGCTCGTCGGAACGACGCAGGTCGACACCCTCACCTACCCGCTCGGTTCGGACCGACTGAAGTACACCGTTCGCGGAAAGCTGACGGAAGACCAGTTGAACGCACTGGAGACTTCGTTCCGAATGGGATACTACGCGGTTCCGCAGACGGCGACCAGCGAAGACGTGGCCAAGCGCCTCGATATCAGCCAGTCGACCCTCAGCACGAAATTGCGAAAGGCGCAGTATAACTTGCTTGCAGTCCTGTTCGGCGAACGGACCGAAGAACGAAAACACGAATAA
- a CDS encoding class I adenylate-forming enzyme family protein translates to MNNRMPSLPEFYDTLLRRHENDIAVAFRDETLSYATIEERTARLASAFRSMGIKAGDCIAIMVENRPEYLITEIGAIRAGATVIPLNSKLDEDSIRSILDDADARTLVIGPSFFSTGRDLQRDASFDIDYVIGIEGETEFPIGFHSFDELLSKADTDVPAMNPSPEDVAAIYYTGGTTGEPKGVMHTHRGLILNTYSHIAELEICKQERALLTTPLGHSAGFIARAILTQGGTIVLEREFEPAQFLQTIAAERITWSFLVPTMVSELLDAPEFEEADTSSLQTLVYGASSIPSAVLKRGIETLGQVFIQLYGLTEVPNLVSVLSKSDHDPDREDVLLSTGYPVQLADVSIVDREDRWDGDIGEIVVTSPYAMKGYRKRDALVSEQPDRIHTGDLGRIGDDGRLYVLDRIQDVIISDGQLVFSSEVENVVQRHPDVQQVAIIGIPNDRDALDVVTRDRLNVEQIVKAVVVVETDVPLESIQEFCRDEGLDDHQIPRTMDTVGKLPETPYGKIDKKSLRKPYW, encoded by the coding sequence ATGAACAACCGGATGCCTTCACTTCCCGAATTTTACGATACACTACTTCGCCGTCACGAAAACGATATCGCAGTCGCATTCCGCGATGAAACGCTATCGTACGCGACGATCGAGGAGCGAACCGCACGACTCGCGTCCGCTTTTCGCTCGATGGGTATCAAAGCGGGCGACTGCATCGCGATCATGGTGGAGAATCGGCCCGAGTACCTGATCACGGAAATCGGTGCGATCCGGGCAGGCGCAACCGTAATCCCGCTGAACAGCAAATTGGACGAGGACTCGATTCGGTCTATTCTGGATGACGCCGACGCACGCACCCTCGTTATCGGTCCATCGTTCTTTTCGACCGGGCGGGATCTCCAGCGGGACGCTTCGTTCGACATCGACTACGTCATCGGAATCGAGGGGGAAACGGAGTTTCCGATCGGGTTCCACAGTTTCGACGAACTCCTGTCGAAAGCTGACACCGATGTTCCGGCGATGAATCCGTCCCCGGAAGACGTCGCAGCGATCTACTATACCGGCGGAACGACGGGCGAGCCGAAAGGCGTGATGCACACTCATCGAGGGCTAATCCTGAACACGTACTCCCACATCGCCGAACTCGAGATTTGCAAACAGGAGCGGGCGCTTCTCACGACGCCGCTCGGTCACTCGGCAGGGTTCATCGCTCGAGCGATACTGACGCAGGGTGGGACGATCGTCCTCGAACGGGAGTTCGAACCCGCGCAGTTCCTGCAAACGATCGCAGCGGAACGGATCACCTGGTCGTTTCTCGTGCCGACGATGGTCTCCGAACTGCTCGACGCACCGGAGTTCGAGGAGGCGGACACGAGTTCGTTGCAGACGCTCGTCTACGGCGCGTCGTCGATCCCATCCGCCGTCCTCAAGCGGGGAATCGAGACCCTCGGGCAGGTGTTCATCCAGTTGTACGGGCTCACCGAGGTCCCGAACCTCGTTTCGGTGCTCTCGAAGTCAGATCACGATCCGGACCGCGAGGACGTGTTGCTATCGACCGGCTACCCGGTCCAGCTCGCGGACGTCTCGATCGTCGACCGAGAGGACAGGTGGGACGGCGACATCGGGGAGATCGTCGTCACGTCCCCTTACGCGATGAAAGGGTACCGAAAGCGGGACGCGCTCGTCAGCGAACAGCCGGACCGGATTCACACCGGCGATCTCGGTCGCATCGGAGACGACGGGCGGCTGTACGTACTCGATCGCATCCAGGACGTAATCATTTCGGACGGCCAACTCGTGTTCTCGAGCGAAGTGGAAAACGTCGTGCAGCGCCATCCAGACGTCCAACAGGTCGCGATAATCGGGATTCCCAACGACAGGGATGCACTCGACGTCGTGACTAGGGATCGGCTGAACGTCGAACAGATCGTCAAAGCGGTCGTTGTCGTAGAGACGGACGTGCCACTCGAGTCGATCCAGGAATTCTGCCGGGACGAGGGGCTCGACGACCACCAGATTCCCCGAACGATGGACACCGTCGGAAAACTGCCGGAGACGCCGTACGGGAAGATAGACAAAAAGTCGCTTCGGAAACCGTACTGGTGA
- a CDS encoding 2Fe-2S iron-sulfur cluster-binding protein — translation MPTVEYEGETIEADIGDNLRQTLLDAGLTPHNGAAQYTNCHGNGICGTCAVEIVRGDVSDPSDKERRRLKLPPHSPDSGLRLSCQLPIEDDLVVRKHAGFWGQKVDRDDR, via the coding sequence ATGCCCACCGTCGAATACGAGGGTGAAACGATCGAAGCCGACATCGGTGACAATCTTCGGCAAACGCTGCTCGATGCGGGGCTCACTCCGCACAACGGAGCGGCGCAGTACACGAACTGTCACGGAAACGGAATCTGTGGCACGTGTGCCGTCGAAATTGTGCGCGGCGACGTCAGCGACCCGTCGGACAAAGAGCGGCGTCGACTCAAACTGCCACCGCACAGTCCCGACTCGGGACTCCGGTTATCGTGTCAACTGCCGATCGAAGACGACCTCGTCGTTCGGAAACACGCGGGCTTCTGGGGCCAGAAAGTCGATCGCGATGACCGGTGA
- a CDS encoding MaoC family dehydratase, whose protein sequence is MTKPIEGETRTFERTFTVEDVQRFAELSGDDQPRHTEPAEDGRVMVQGLLTATLPTKLGSDNEVLASTMEFDFHQPVYTGEPITCRSTFDTVVERDDRYEFVSDVVCENADGETVLTSATEGIIWKDE, encoded by the coding sequence ATGACAAAGCCGATCGAAGGCGAGACGAGAACGTTCGAGCGAACATTTACGGTCGAAGATGTACAGCGGTTTGCGGAACTCTCCGGTGACGACCAACCTCGTCATACTGAGCCGGCTGAAGACGGGCGAGTGATGGTACAGGGGTTGTTGACCGCGACTCTCCCGACGAAACTGGGGAGCGATAACGAAGTGTTGGCCAGTACGATGGAATTTGACTTCCATCAGCCGGTCTACACTGGCGAACCGATCACGTGCCGATCGACGTTCGACACAGTCGTGGAACGAGATGACCGCTACGAATTCGTGTCGGATGTCGTTTGTGAGAACGCGGACGGTGAAACTGTGTTGACCTCGGCGACTGAGGGTATTATCTGGAAAGACGAGTAA